GTCGACAGGAGGCGAGTGCCGAAGACGGTTGCGGGTGTTGCCGTTCGCAGTGGCAGCACTTGTGAGTGTTGCCGTCCCAGATGGCAACGCCTCTTTGTCTTAAGGGGAGTTGGAATGCCGCAATACTGGCGGGATGTACGACGGACAGGTGCGCACCCCTGGTGAGGCGGCTGTGGCCGCCCCAGCTCGGCCGGTAAATCTGGCCCCGCTGAAGGACGGCTTGGCCACGGAGAAGCGGGCGTTGGCTGAGGACCTGCGCCGGATCTTTCTCGTGCTCGGGATCAGCGTGCGGCGCTATGCGGCACGCCGGTTCCTCAACCCGAGTTCCGTGACCCGCTACCTCAACGGTGAGCGGGTCCCGCCGTGGGAATTCGTCGCAGGCGTCATCGCGGACGTCCAGGAGGCCCAGGCTCCCCTTACCCCCGAGGCGGAGGCGGCCCTGCGGGATCTGCACCGGGCGGCACTGAAGAGCAACCAGCACAGCAGCGAGGTGCAGGCACTGCAGGACAAGCTGGCCGAAGCCGACGAGGAGACCCGGCGCATCACGACTCGGCAGAGGGCTCTGGAGGAGGCGCTGCTGGACCGGGAGGGCCGTCTGGCGAAGGTGCGGGGTCGGTGCCGGAACCTGGAGACGCAGCTGGAAGAACAGCGTCTCGCTCACCGGGGCGAAGTAGAGCTGTGGCAGGGCGAGTATGCGCGGCTGCAGGAAGAAAGCGGCGACCTGCAGGAGCAGGTCATCTACTTGCAGGAGGCACTGGCGGTCACTCGCGCCGAACTGATCGCTGCCGAGGATCGGTGCCACCGGTTGGAGACCAGGCTCGAAACCCTCCAGGAGCTGGGCGGGGATGGGCAGGAGGACGATGGACCTCCCTCGATCATGGTGATGCTGGAGGAGGCCGACCGCAGGTCCTCGGTGCCCGAGCTGGTGAGGGCCGTGGGGGACCTGGAGTTGCGTACTCGGAAGGCCATGGCAAGTGAGCTGGTGAGGTCGGCCAGCCAGTCGCGCACCATCGAGGAGGTGGCGGGTCTCCTGTCCGCGCTGCGGCAGGCAGGGTTCGACGCGCACGCTCAGACTGCGTTGCCCGCCATGGTGATGGTGCGCTCGGTCGACGACACCAGCGCCTTGGCCCGGGAACTGTTCCGAGAGGGCCTCGAAGAATACGTACTGATCCTGGTGCAGGCGTCGGTGAAGTTTCACCAGCCTGAGGATGTGGCCGACTTCGCCCTCGCGCTGCACCGGGCCGGGCTCCCCCAGCATGCCGAGGGCCTTCTGGGAGCCGCAGCCGTGGTCCGTCCGGTCCCCGACTTGGTGTCTGTGACCCTCACGCTGAGGAGCGGCGAACTCGACGACTCGGTGGTCGCCGCTATGGCCGCCGCTGCCGCTCAGCGATCGGTGTCTGACCTGGTAACGCTGAGCATCACGCTGCGTGACGTGGGCCTGGCCCGGTACGCCGATGCCCTCCAACTGGCGGCGGCAGCCGGACGGTCCGCGTCGGACGTGGCCGAGTTCATTCGCTCGCTGACCCGCCACGGGCTGGAGCAGGATGCCGAGACTGTCTTCGCCCAGACCCAGAACCGCAGCGTCGGGCATCTGATCCCGCTCGTCCAAACCCTCCGGGACAACCGAGCCTGGTTGGTGGTGTCCCGGGCCGCGGAGTGCCGTCCCGTCGATGATGTCGCCGTCCTGATCAGCGAGCTCCATATGACAGGACGCCATCAGTTCGCGGCGAACCTGCTGGTTCTGATCGTGCGGATGAGACCGGTGGGCCAGATCGCGAAGCTGCTGGAAAATCTGGGCGGTATGGCTCCGGGCCCAGAGGCGATCATGCGGACGGCGGCCAGGGTCCTCACGCCCGCTGAGGCCGCCGCACTGCTCACCTGGCTGGAGCACCACGGACTGTCCCAGCCTGCCGAGGTCATCTTCCGTTGTACGGTGCACGACGAACTCGTCGGACAGGCGGGCCTCTTCCTCGCGGCCCTCGCCGGATCCGGATCGCGCTACGCCAGCCAGGAGGTCCTGTGCCGGTATGCCGGCGACATGGAGGTGGCGACCCTGGCATCCCTGATGCTGGCCCTCGAATCAGCCTCGCTCATTGGTCATCTCGACGCAGTCATCCACGACAGGTACGTCGATTGCCCGGTCCTCAATGTCGTCCTGCTGGCCAAGCGGCTCGACTCGGCCGGCGGGGTCGGGCTGCGAGTCGAACGCGTGCTGCGACGGGTCGTGGACCACATGGTCCGCGCGCGTTCTCTCGCCGATCAGGCGGCCCTGGTTGGCGCCCTGCAGTCGGCCGGACTGGGCACGATTGCTGAAAGACTCACTACCGAGGCCCTCAAGGCGTACGGACGACGGTTCAAGGAACAGCTGACGCGAGAGCAGACCAAACACGAGCAGAAGGTCATGTCCCGGGCCTTCTGGCTCCCGGACCCCACTCGTCCCCGCCGCCGGAGCAGGCCCACCTAGGCGAGGGCGCCCGCCACCGGCAGATCGCTCGTCCCTGCTGTTTGGGCGGCACTCGGGGGCGATGTCGCGGGTTGCCCCTGTGGCCCCCGCGAACGCCAGGCGAACATCTGTCCACCAGGCGCCGACGCTACGGCGAAAGCGCCCGGCGCACGCGCCCCGGCTCCATACGGTGTGCGGACACACGTATGGCACGTGCGGCGAGCGAGGGTGCGGGGGCGGACTCGTGGAATGGCTGAACGCCGAGAACCTGGTGGCGGTGGGCACGGCGGTACTCGGCCTCGCGGCGTCCGTCGCCGTCGTCTGGTACGAGCGCCGGGTTCCGCGCCGCAAACGCATCGGCTTCCGCGTCCAGATGGACACCCCGATCGGAAGCGACGCTCGCAACGGCGGACGGCCCAACGTACGGTTCGGCCTGTTCGACGAGTTCTCCGACCTGTCCGACGCCACCCTCGTCCTGCTGCGCATCGAGAACGACGGCTCCGTGGGCATCGCCGGCGAGGACTACACCAGCCGTGAACGACACGGTCTCACCGCCGTCTTCGCCGACCGCACCATCCGGGGCATCGCTGTCACCCAGCCCTTGGACGCCGTCCATCTGATGGAGCACTTCACCCCGGTCGCGGGCCTGCGCCACGACGGCGGCACCTTGTACCTGCCGAAGGTTCCCCTCAACAAGGGCCAGCATTTCAAGGTGCTGGCGCTACTGACCGGTGGCGGGGTCGGCTGTGACGTCAGGGTGATCGGCGGGATCCGGGACGGCGAGGTGAAGCCCAACCGGGGGATGACCGCCGACGACAAGCCGCCTCTCTTCAGCCGCCCGGCCCGACTGATCACGGTTCTGTTCACCGCGTGCGTCATCACCCTCGCGTCCATAATCGTCATACGCAACGACGACGTACCCCCGCCCCCGCCCATCGGCTGCGCCAAGGGAACCCTGACCGTCACCGGATCCACCGCCTTCGCCCCGGCTGCGGAGAAACTTGGCGAAAGTTACGAGAAGGCATGCCCCGGCTCGGACATCAAGGTGGAGCCGCACGGCAGTACCGCCGGGATCCGGGCACTGGACACGGCGGGCGCCGAGGCGGCCTCGTCCGGAGGCTCCCCGTCCGTCATCGCCTTCTCCGACGGCCGCAAGCCGAACGGCTACCCCGAACTCCGGGAGAACCCCGTCGCGGTCTCCGTCTTCACCCTGGTGGTGAACGACCGGGTCACGGTGAGGGATCTGAGCCTGGACGAGGTGCGGAAGATCTACCGGGGCGAGATCCGCAACTGGCAGGACGTGGACGGCCCGAACATGCCCATCCTCCTGGTCAGCCGCGACGCCAATTCGGGTACCCGTGAGGTCTTCCAGCGGCAGGTTCTGGAGAGCAACGAGCCCGCCAACTCCTCCCGCGACTGCCGTACCAAGGACGACACCAACGCCACGGTCATCCGCTGCGAACTCGACAGCACAGCACAGGTGCTGAGCACGGTGGCCCGCCTGTCCGGCGCGATCGGTTACAGCGAACCGCGTTCCGCCGCCGCCACGAAGGGCCGGCACTCGCTGAGCATCGACGGGCAGACGGCATCCATCGAAACCCTCGGCACCAGCGACTACCCCTATCGGGAGATCGAGTACGCCTACACCTACGGCCGCCCGCCAGCCGACTCTCTCTCCGTGAGCTTCATCAACTACGTGACTCGCGGCGCCGGGCAGGACGTCGTACGCGACCAGGGGCACTTCCCGTGTCTCAGCCCGGAGGGCCTGCGGCTCTGCGGCGGGCGGTGACCCGTCGGCGTATCACCCGCAGAGAAGCTCCCGGGGTGGAGTTCCCGGGGGCTTCGGGTACGAGGCGCGTGGCCGCGAGCCCTACAGCTCGTCGAACTTGTAGGACGCCCACACCCACTGGCGGTCGCGGATCTCGGCGATGAGGACCAGGTCGTCTTCGTTGTTGGCGGCCTGCTTGCGCAGCGCGCCAAGTCTGGCCATCAGCTCAATGTGGAAGTTGGGCGGTAGGGGAGGCTGGCCGTGCTGCTTGCCGTCCTGCCAGTCAGCCACCACGACGGTCTCCTGCGACGCCTTGTCCGCCACCACCACCCGGGTACCGATGGTTGTGCTGACATCCGTGATGGCGTCCGCGCGGATCAGTCTGGCCGTCTTCTCGCCTTTGTGTGCTTTGTCGCTCTGCCTCAGGATCCAGACGTTCGCCACGCTTCCCTCCCGGTGGCCTGGTGATCGTGGCGCTCTCGGTCGACAGGCGGCAGAGGGCAG
The nucleotide sequence above comes from Streptomyces sp. NL15-2K. Encoded proteins:
- a CDS encoding substrate-binding domain-containing protein, with the translated sequence MEWLNAENLVAVGTAVLGLAASVAVVWYERRVPRRKRIGFRVQMDTPIGSDARNGGRPNVRFGLFDEFSDLSDATLVLLRIENDGSVGIAGEDYTSRERHGLTAVFADRTIRGIAVTQPLDAVHLMEHFTPVAGLRHDGGTLYLPKVPLNKGQHFKVLALLTGGGVGCDVRVIGGIRDGEVKPNRGMTADDKPPLFSRPARLITVLFTACVITLASIIVIRNDDVPPPPPIGCAKGTLTVTGSTAFAPAAEKLGESYEKACPGSDIKVEPHGSTAGIRALDTAGAEAASSGGSPSVIAFSDGRKPNGYPELRENPVAVSVFTLVVNDRVTVRDLSLDEVRKIYRGEIRNWQDVDGPNMPILLVSRDANSGTREVFQRQVLESNEPANSSRDCRTKDDTNATVIRCELDSTAQVLSTVARLSGAIGYSEPRSAAATKGRHSLSIDGQTASIETLGTSDYPYREIEYAYTYGRPPADSLSVSFINYVTRGAGQDVVRDQGHFPCLSPEGLRLCGGR
- a CDS encoding ATP/GTP-binding protein; its protein translation is MYDGQVRTPGEAAVAAPARPVNLAPLKDGLATEKRALAEDLRRIFLVLGISVRRYAARRFLNPSSVTRYLNGERVPPWEFVAGVIADVQEAQAPLTPEAEAALRDLHRAALKSNQHSSEVQALQDKLAEADEETRRITTRQRALEEALLDREGRLAKVRGRCRNLETQLEEQRLAHRGEVELWQGEYARLQEESGDLQEQVIYLQEALAVTRAELIAAEDRCHRLETRLETLQELGGDGQEDDGPPSIMVMLEEADRRSSVPELVRAVGDLELRTRKAMASELVRSASQSRTIEEVAGLLSALRQAGFDAHAQTALPAMVMVRSVDDTSALARELFREGLEEYVLILVQASVKFHQPEDVADFALALHRAGLPQHAEGLLGAAAVVRPVPDLVSVTLTLRSGELDDSVVAAMAAAAAQRSVSDLVTLSITLRDVGLARYADALQLAAAAGRSASDVAEFIRSLTRHGLEQDAETVFAQTQNRSVGHLIPLVQTLRDNRAWLVVSRAAECRPVDDVAVLISELHMTGRHQFAANLLVLIVRMRPVGQIAKLLENLGGMAPGPEAIMRTAARVLTPAEAAALLTWLEHHGLSQPAEVIFRCTVHDELVGQAGLFLAALAGSGSRYASQEVLCRYAGDMEVATLASLMLALESASLIGHLDAVIHDRYVDCPVLNVVLLAKRLDSAGGVGLRVERVLRRVVDHMVRARSLADQAALVGALQSAGLGTIAERLTTEALKAYGRRFKEQLTREQTKHEQKVMSRAFWLPDPTRPRRRSRPT